TTTATATTCACCACAACTATTTCCACCACAACCAACAAGATGGCTTAGGTTATGGCGTCTCAATGACCAAGGCTTATGCTAAGATTGAGTATAACTACTTCAACTACAACCGTCACTGTATCGCAGGTTCAGGTATAGCTGGATCAGGTTATGAAGCGGCTTACAACGTGGTAATGCCAAATACGAGCGCTACTTGGGCACACTCATTCGACATGCATGGAGACGGTGGCGACGGAGCTCAGTACACTGCAGGTGATTATGTAAACATTCACGACAACACCTTCTACAATGGTAAGTTCCATGCAATTACCGTGCGCGGTACTCCTAAGCAAGGTACTACCATTAAGAACAACAAGTTTGTGCATGCATCACAATCAGCAGCATTAAACTTATATGCGACTAACAATACCATTTCAACCAACACCTATGGTATTGCTACTCCAACTTTAAATCCAGGTCCTGCTACTATGTAATAATAGGATATAAGTAAAAAGTTAAAAAAACCGGGTTATTGGCCCGGTTTTTTTCATTTTATACCTTTTGGATCGTCCTTCCTTATAATCTTCAGTTCACTATCGTTGACTTATCAACTCCATCTTGTGATTCGAATACGGATGTTTACTCTTAAACGCTTGAACAATTTGCTTCATTTTCTGAACTATTTTTTAACATGAGATTCCATAACCAATTCTAACAGTACTGGCCCACCTTTGGCATTTGCTTTCTAAGCCTCGGAATAACCGAACCATTTTTACAACTTATCAGTAGAAATCACTCCAAACATTTCTATTCCAAACTTAACCGCCAAATCTGCAAAGTCTTTGTGCCACCAAAGTTATTTAGAACGGCTTGGATTGTTCTCCATCATTTGTACATGCAGGGGCAGGGCAACGTAAAGCCATCGATTATTTACTCAACTGGGCTGATACTTAATCATTCGTAACAGAAGCATCATCAGTATGATTATCTGTTTTAGTTTTCAGACTTATTGAGGAAAAATCGACATTCTGGCCAAGTTTTGTTTTATTGTTAAATTGAATTTTGAACCTAATTTTGATATTTGAATAGTTGCTCAAACTTGCATAAGTTGGTTGATAGACTTCTGTTTGAGGGTTTTCAGTAACAGAGGTGACAACCGGGGCCTTAGTTGGAGGAGCGGTAGTTATACAACCTGGTTGATTTATACCAGTGCCTAATAATACCACCTTAAAGGTTTTCAATAGAATTCGAATATCTGTTGCCATACTTGCGTTTTCAACGTACCAAATATCATAAGAAAGCTTTTGATCCCAGGTCAATGAATTTCTACCGTTCACCTGAGCCCAGCCAGTAATTCCAGGAAGCACGTTTTGTCTGCACTTTTGCGTATCATCACTAAACAGCAAATATTCCCTCATTAATGGCCGAGGGCCAACAATACTCATTGTTCCTAAAATAACATTGAATAATTGCGGGGTCTCATCTAGAGATGTTTTTCTAATAAATTCCCCAATTTTGGATAATCGAATCTCATCGGGGAGGAGTTTACCTTCTTTGTCACGAGCATTGCTCATTGTCCTGAATTTAATCATCTTAAAGGGCTGTTCATACCTACCAGGTCTGGATTGAACAAAGAATGGATTACCTTTCAGTACGATCATTAAAAGGATGGAAAGTAAAATAAAAACAGGTGCTAATACAATGCATGCAGGTATTGCAATGGCAAGATCGAGAGCGCGTTTAGATAGAGAATAATTCATGGATAAAAGTTTAAGGTTCACATATGCAGTAATGTTATGGTATCAATTAATCTGGATACATCATCAGTACGAAATCCTGAGTAAATTGGCTCTTAAACAGAAGTGACGCAAAGAAATTGGATAAAAAACGGCTTTATCTTTAGGATGTTTAATGAGGAAAGGATCATTCCAGGATGATGATCTCTTTATCTGAGAAGTAAAATACCGATGGATCGTGCATAGACCCGTGGATCGAATTCCAATTATAGGAAACGACCTATTTAAAGTAAAAAAAGCTACTTTTTTTACTTTTGAGAGAGAGAGCGTAAACATAGATAATCAGTATAAATACTACATGCTTTTTAATCCATTTTCTGATTATTTAAACTAAACAAAATGACTAGTCACATATCCTCTATGATTTAGGACATAGTTCAAATTACAAATATTATACCGTGAATTTAAGGTTCTTATAAAAGAAACAGACCATTATGAAATAAAATAGTCAATTATTTTATTAACCTAAAAAACATAAACTTTAAATAATCTGACATAAATGAATCATGTCTCTTCAGATAAATGAACACTATTGTACACACTGGTGGATAATACTCTAAAAGGTTATTGGATCTCTTTATCATTTAATTCGAATTGATTAAAATCAATAATTGACCTAACTCTTACTTATGGATTTATCATATAATGATGAGAGTCAAAAAATCTCACATTGAGTTTTATATTCCCCCATTTCCACAAAAAAATTAGAATGATGACCAAATATCTAAAGGCAGATCAACAAGTTAAATCAAAATTATGAATTTCATAAAAACTACATAAACAGTAAGTTTTAATTAAATTATCTACCCCACCAACAAAGAATATAAATGAAAATCATTTAAACCTTTCGTTATGGACTAGAAAATTAACTCATAATCCATTCATTATTAGTCTATTTTGGCATTGGCACCCGAGTTGCAAATTTTCTCCGCGGAAATAAACGGGCAAAAAACATTGACTTAATGTTTCCAACACGCTTTCCACGCTCCTCTAAATTTATTTAATACGATTAGTCCTTATGGAAGTATAAGAAAACTATGCTCTCTTTTATGTAGCAGGTTAAAATTATGCAGGTCAATCGTGTAGCCTTGCACTATACTATACAAGCATAAGATAAGTGTGTGGAATTAGATTTAAACTTTTAAGAAAGGAGGCGAAAACAAAGAGCATGAATTTAAGTACTTCCATTTATGAAACCGACTATTAAAAGATTCGATTAACAATCAATTCCAAAATCAAAAATTAAAAAACAAACAAACCAAAATGCGTAAGATTTTTTTTAAATTAAACCAAAATAACCAAAAAACAACAGTGCTTTCGTTATTAATAGCATTTAGCTTCACTTCTTTAATTTCTTGTAAACAGGATGAGGCAATTACTCCAAAAGATGACGTTGCAATTGTGACTCCGGGAGACACTATTATTTCAGGAA
Above is a window of Solitalea lacus DNA encoding:
- a CDS encoding sugar transferase; protein product: MNYSLSKRALDLAIAIPACIVLAPVFILLSILLMIVLKGNPFFVQSRPGRYEQPFKMIKFRTMSNARDKEGKLLPDEIRLSKIGEFIRKTSLDETPQLFNVILGTMSIVGPRPLMREYLLFSDDTQKCRQNVLPGITGWAQVNGRNSLTWDQKLSYDIWYVENASMATDIRILLKTFKVVLLGTGINQPGCITTAPPTKAPVVTSVTENPQTEVYQPTYASLSNYSNIKIRFKIQFNNKTKLGQNVDFSSISLKTKTDNHTDDASVTND